The following coding sequences lie in one Streptococcus suis genomic window:
- a CDS encoding deoxycytidylate deaminase — MSTNRLAWDEYFAAQALLIANRATCKRAKVGAVLVKDNKVIATGYNGSVSGTEHCLDQERLMIDGHCARTLHAEVNAILQGAERGIPKGFTAYVTHFPCLNCSKQLLQVGCKRVVYINEYRMDDYAQYLYKEKGCELVHLPLEVVKQAIADAEFI, encoded by the coding sequence ATGTCAACAAATCGTTTAGCTTGGGATGAGTATTTTGCGGCTCAGGCGCTTTTGATTGCCAATCGGGCGACCTGTAAGAGAGCAAAGGTCGGTGCGGTTTTGGTTAAGGACAATAAGGTTATCGCAACAGGCTACAATGGTTCTGTTTCAGGAACCGAACATTGTTTGGATCAGGAACGCCTTATGATTGATGGTCATTGCGCTAGAACCTTGCATGCGGAAGTCAATGCCATTTTACAAGGAGCGGAGCGGGGAATTCCAAAAGGTTTTACTGCCTATGTGACCCATTTCCCATGTCTCAACTGCTCTAAGCAATTGTTACAGGTTGGTTGTAAGCGGGTTGTCTATATCAATGAATACCGCATGGATGACTATGCTCAGTACTTGTATAAAGAAAAGGGCTGTGAGTTGGTTCATTTGCCTCTAGAGGTGGTTAAACAGGCAATTGCAGATGCCGAATTTATCTAA
- a CDS encoding methionine adenosyltransferase, which produces MSERKLFTSESVSEGHPDKIADQISDAILDAILAEDPDAHVAAETAVYTGSVHVFGEISTTAYVDINRVVRDTIAEIGYTKGEYGFSAELVGVHPSLVEQSPDIAQGVNEALETRQDASQDPLDLIGAGDQGLMFGFAVDETPELMPLPISLSHKLVRRLAELRKSGEIAYLRPDAKSQVTVEYDEDNRPVRVDTVVISTQHDPEVSQEQIRQDVIERVIKEIIPAHYLDDQTNYFINPTGRFVIGGPQGDSGLTGRKIIVDTYGGYSRHGGGAFSGKDATKVDRSASYAARYIAKNIVAAGLAKKAEVQLAYAIGVAQPVSVRIDTFGTSTVAESKLEAAVRQIFDLRPAGIIQMLDLKRPIYKQTAAYGHMGRTDIDLPWERLDKVDALQAVLQKIN; this is translated from the coding sequence ATGTCAGAACGTAAGTTGTTTACGTCTGAGTCAGTATCGGAAGGACATCCGGATAAGATTGCTGACCAGATTTCAGATGCCATTTTGGATGCTATTTTAGCAGAGGATCCAGATGCGCACGTAGCAGCAGAGACGGCTGTTTATACAGGTAGTGTTCATGTGTTTGGAGAGATTTCAACCACTGCCTATGTGGATATTAACCGTGTGGTACGTGATACGATTGCGGAGATTGGCTATACAAAAGGTGAGTATGGTTTTTCAGCTGAGTTGGTTGGGGTTCATCCGTCACTTGTAGAGCAATCGCCAGATATTGCCCAAGGTGTCAATGAAGCTTTGGAAACTCGTCAAGATGCTAGTCAAGATCCATTGGATTTGATTGGTGCAGGTGACCAGGGGCTCATGTTTGGTTTTGCAGTAGATGAAACGCCTGAACTTATGCCCTTGCCAATTTCACTTAGTCACAAATTGGTGCGTCGTTTGGCCGAGTTGAGAAAATCAGGTGAAATTGCTTATCTCCGTCCAGATGCTAAGTCACAGGTAACAGTTGAATACGATGAAGACAACCGACCTGTTCGTGTGGATACAGTCGTTATTTCGACCCAGCATGATCCAGAAGTTAGCCAGGAGCAAATTCGTCAGGATGTCATTGAACGTGTGATCAAGGAAATCATTCCAGCTCATTATCTGGATGACCAAACCAACTACTTTATCAACCCAACTGGTCGCTTTGTCATTGGTGGACCTCAAGGGGACTCTGGTTTGACAGGTCGTAAGATTATTGTGGATACCTATGGTGGTTATTCTCGTCATGGTGGCGGTGCTTTCTCTGGTAAGGATGCGACCAAAGTGGACCGTTCTGCATCTTATGCGGCACGTTACATCGCTAAAAATATCGTAGCAGCTGGTTTGGCTAAAAAGGCGGAAGTTCAATTGGCCTATGCTATCGGTGTTGCTCAACCAGTTTCAGTTCGCATCGATACCTTTGGTACGAGCACAGTAGCGGAAAGCAAATTAGAAGCAGCTGTTCGTCAGATTTTCGATTTACGCCCAGCTGGTATTATTCAAATGTTGGACCTCAAACGTCCGATTTACAAGCAAACTGCAGCCTATGGTCACATGGGACGTACGGATATTGACTTGCCATGGGAACGCTTGGACAAAGTAGATGCTTTACAAGCAGTACTACAAAAGATCAACTAG
- a CDS encoding UDP-N-acetylglucosamine 1-carboxyvinyltransferase: MRKIVINGGKTLKGSVTVSGAKNSVVALIPAIILADGIVTLDGVPAISDVDSLVDIMETMGATVKRDGESLEIDPRGVKDMPMPFGKINSLRASYYFYGSLLGRFGQAVVGLPGGCDLGPRPIDLHLKAFAAMGAKTTYEGEYMRLATNGQRIQGAHIFMDVVSVGATINTILAAVKAEGRTVIENAAREPEIIDVATLLNNMGARIRGAGTDIITIEGVDSLKGTRHQVIPDRIEAGTYIALAAAVGEGIRIDNVLYEHLESYIAKLEEMGVRMTISEDSIFVEKQETLKAVNIKTSPYPGFATDLQQPITPLLLKAEGTGTIVDTIYEKRVGHVQELANLGAKISTRNNHIAFEGPNQLTGTSVKATDLRAGAAMVIAGLMAQGRTEITNIEFILRGYSNIVDKLTELGADIQLIED; the protein is encoded by the coding sequence ATGAGAAAAATTGTAATTAATGGTGGAAAAACACTGAAAGGGTCGGTTACCGTTAGTGGTGCCAAAAACTCAGTTGTTGCTCTTATTCCGGCCATTATTCTTGCAGATGGGATTGTTACTCTGGACGGAGTGCCTGCAATCTCGGATGTAGATAGCTTAGTTGATATTATGGAAACAATGGGCGCGACGGTCAAGCGTGATGGTGAAAGCTTGGAGATTGACCCTCGTGGTGTAAAAGACATGCCTATGCCATTTGGTAAAATTAATAGCTTGCGTGCATCCTACTATTTTTACGGTTCCCTCCTTGGTCGCTTTGGTCAAGCTGTTGTTGGCTTGCCAGGTGGTTGTGATTTGGGTCCGCGTCCAATTGATTTGCACTTGAAAGCATTCGCAGCCATGGGTGCGAAAACAACCTATGAAGGTGAATATATGCGCTTGGCAACTAATGGTCAGCGTATTCAAGGGGCACATATCTTCATGGATGTTGTCAGCGTCGGTGCGACAATTAATACTATCTTAGCAGCTGTCAAAGCAGAAGGCCGTACAGTTATTGAAAATGCGGCGCGTGAACCTGAAATTATTGACGTGGCAACTTTGCTTAATAATATGGGGGCACGTATCCGTGGTGCGGGTACAGATATTATCACCATTGAAGGCGTAGACAGTCTAAAAGGAACACGTCATCAAGTGATTCCAGACCGTATTGAAGCAGGGACTTATATTGCTCTTGCTGCTGCTGTTGGTGAAGGTATTCGTATCGATAATGTCCTTTATGAACACTTAGAGAGTTACATCGCTAAGTTGGAAGAAATGGGTGTTCGCATGACCATTTCTGAAGATAGTATTTTTGTTGAAAAGCAAGAAACATTAAAGGCAGTGAATATCAAAACTTCACCTTATCCAGGTTTTGCGACAGACTTGCAGCAACCCATTACACCTTTACTGCTTAAGGCAGAAGGGACTGGTACGATTGTTGATACGATTTATGAAAAACGTGTTGGTCATGTGCAGGAGCTTGCAAATCTTGGAGCAAAAATCTCTACTCGTAACAACCATATTGCCTTTGAAGGTCCAAATCAACTGACTGGTACATCTGTTAAAGCTACTGATTTGCGTGCGGGAGCCGCAATGGTTATTGCTGGTTTAATGGCTCAAGGGCGTACAGAAATTACAAACATTGAGTTTATTCTACGTGGTTACTCAAATATTGTTGATAAGCTGACAGAATTAGGTGCAGATATTCAATTGATTGAGGATTAG
- a CDS encoding N-acetyltransferase: MTLWTRLAKFAYFETDRLYLRPFSFEDGESFYEIVSNPENLPFIFPALEDRNIAFSTMVEKFMRSPLGNWALVDKYSERMIGALCFEKVDERQLSAELSYFLKKDYWRRGLMTEAVRTLVYLAFYEFGLRELVIVTHEENVASQMVAKKAGLVQVAQYRGSDRYSHKTRNYLKFSLKRAEFSLEIYEENE; the protein is encoded by the coding sequence ATGACACTTTGGACAAGACTAGCGAAGTTTGCTTACTTTGAAACGGACCGTTTGTATTTACGACCATTTTCTTTTGAAGATGGAGAAAGTTTCTATGAAATTGTATCAAATCCCGAAAATCTTCCGTTTATCTTTCCAGCTTTGGAGGACAGAAATATTGCTTTTTCGACAATGGTTGAAAAATTTATGCGTTCACCATTGGGAAACTGGGCCTTAGTTGATAAGTATTCGGAGAGGATGATTGGTGCGCTTTGCTTTGAAAAGGTAGATGAACGTCAACTTTCTGCGGAGCTCAGCTATTTCCTAAAAAAAGACTACTGGAGAAGAGGCTTGATGACGGAAGCAGTGAGGACTTTAGTCTATCTAGCTTTTTATGAGTTTGGTCTGAGGGAGCTAGTTATTGTCACTCATGAGGAAAATGTGGCCAGTCAGATGGTGGCGAAAAAAGCTGGTTTGGTACAGGTTGCGCAGTATCGCGGAAGTGACCGCTATAGCCATAAAACAAGAAATTATCTAAAATTTAGCTTGAAGAGAGCTGAATTTAGTTTAGAAATATATGAGGAGAATGAATGA